Proteins from a genomic interval of Scophthalmus maximus strain ysfricsl-2021 chromosome 22, ASM2237912v1, whole genome shotgun sequence:
- the pbxip1a gene encoding pre-B-cell leukemia transcription factor-interacting protein 1 isoform X3 produces the protein MSDNSNSAGSSASSTNSWTLLSPEEAAIENVGPVDDGTESLGDVPSLSEEVAGAAVEFKPSDIPVETVLSEEGHQVCQETSPESSEGPTPSTPTRMSPLPHNALDPPDLDLESQPPIIHDIDTSSPSDNDHLGAVPFVTNIDLGAPLDIPGAELPPSEFEESCSAPPMTEIPVNTIPVFDTPVDVEQIVLSPAGEIPVFTVEPEVNIPAETVTSPDRPSHVDADISFAQETTEVPSPDPDSLVTEEPTDESHAPETVATVETEEEEEAAVEKEETESWEAGNQYEQEEEEAAAEEEEEEDEPSTGFDLGDASGFDEGLRRRNVPPFEVRKPRTSDEDDEDEEVEFKLAEKEEKPWFSMNKCIVGALILLFLGSLFLSGFLSDLDYGDFDASELNDGEQSQDWLSGDPQDMKELLDKLTQENQHIAQLQAQLQSQREELDSALKAVAESGDERGKADLEKENAKLKEELSSLPELKKELESLRARVMELNQLTVDQKRPPASPGSAAQPGVKDGQIDQKAAGPQGRKETIEGGRLKEELQRQSVLLEESRKRLQGMKKDGGSRKHVRESLEEIQKKLSEQVERWGKKKPQDLNRKGNKGKNNERDHWKKEEKKEWKGEKERKHNKEGGWKDKEEKKEKEWKVQKQNSHKEAWRKHQDEWERKKDERRVDREERRKEKPWHSQSSKKSHHHNHNPQHHHQQPRQTHQHNHNNFWSDQEQKLRRNFQPQLGCSSVDECASKEGLYAVELSEFEELLEGYLSKLEGSSPESKDKIRKLTAEFFEGGMFVHDRVQFSDFAEDVADVLEDMVDIVEGTGQKDNDSLEEEMEEFEREALWKFAATA, from the exons ATGTCTGACAACAGCAACAGCGCAGGCAGCAGCGCGTCCTCCACCAACAGCTGGACCCTCCTCTCCCCCGAG GAAGCGGCTATTGAGAATGTCGGGCCCGTGGACGACGGCACTGAGAGCCTGGGCGACGTCCCCAGTCTCTCCGAGGAGGTGGCAG GAGCTGCAGTGGAGTTCAAACCAAGTGACATTCCCGTAGAAACTGTCCTGTCCGAGGAAGGCCACCAG GTGTGTCAAGAGACCTCTCCAGAGTCCAGTGAAGGTCCCACCCCTTCCACTCCAACCCGGATGAGTCCTCTTCCACACAACGCCCTGGATCCTCCAGACCTCGATTTGGAGAGTCAGCCTCCCATCATCCATGACATTGACACCAGCTCGCCCAGTGACAACGATCACCTTGGAGCCGTTCCCTTTGTCACCAACATTGATTTGGGGGCTCCGCTTGATATTCCTGGTGCTGAACTCCCCCCATCTGAGTTTGAGGAGTCCTGCTCTGCGCCTCCCATGACAGAGATCCCCGTCAATACAATCCCAGTATTTGACACACCAGTTGATGTAGAGCAGATTGTCCTGAGCCCTGCCGGGGAGATTCCTGTCTTCACTGTTGAACCCGAGGTTAACATCCCAGCAGAGACAGTCACATCCCCTGATCGTCCTTCTCATGTCGACGCTGATATCAGCTTTGCTCAAGAAACTACAGAGGTGCCAAGCCCAGACCCAGATAGCCTGGTGACAGAAGAGCCCACAGATGAAAGTCATGCACCAGAGACTGTTGCTACAgtagagacagaggaggaagaggaagcagcagtggaaaaagaggaaacagagtcATGGGAAGCAGGGAACCAGTAtgagcaagaggaagaggaagctgcagcagaagaagaagaagaagaagatg AGCCGTCGACTGGTTTCGATCTGGGCGACGCCAGCGGCTTCGACGaaggactgaggaggaggaacgttCCCCCTTTTGAGGTGCGGAAACCGAGAACATcggatgaggacgatgaggatgaggaagtggAGTTCAAGCTGgctgagaaagaggaaaagccaTGGTTCTCCATGAACAAATGCATTGTTGGAGCTCTGATTCTGCTCTTTTTAggttccctcttcctctcag GTTTCCTCTCTGACCTGGATTATG GTGACTTTGACGCCTCTGAGCTGAATGATGGAGAACAAAGCCAG GACTGGCTTAGCGGTGATCCACAGGATATGAAAGAGTTATTGGATAAACTGACACAGGAAAACCAACACATTGCTCAGCTACAGGCTCAGCTACAG TCTCAGAGAGAAGAACTTGACTCAGCGCTAAAAGCAGTAGCTGAGAGCGGGGATGAGAGAGGTAAAGCAgatctggaaaaagaaaatgcaaagttGAAGGAGGAGCTGTCATCTCTGCCTGAGCTGAAGAAAGAGCTGGAGAGTCTGAGGGCTCGGGTGATGGAACTCAACCAGCTTACAG TTGATCAAAAAAGGCCTCCGGCCTCTCCTGGCTCAGCCGCTCAGCCTGGTGTCAAAGATGGTCAGATTGACCAGAAAGCAGCTGGACCCCAGGGGAGAAAGGAAACGATAGAGGGAGGCAGGCTGAAGGAGGAACTCCAGAGACAGAGCGTTCTTTTGGAGGAGAGCCGGAAGAGACTGCAGGGGATGAAAAAAGATGGAGGCAGCAGGAAGCACGTCAGGGAGAGtctggaggagatccagaagAAGCTTTCGGAACAAGTTGAGCGGTGGGGGAAGAAGAAGCCACAGGATCTCaataggaaaggaaacaaaggcaaaaacaaCGAGCGGGACCActggaagaaagaagagaagaaggagtggaaaggagagaaagagcggAAGCACAACAAGGAGGGCGGATGGaaggacaaggaggagaagaaggagaaggagtggAAGGTTCAGAAGCAGAACTCTCACAAAGAGGCCTGGAGGAAACACCAGGACgagtgggagaggaagaaggacgAACGCAGagtggacagagaggagaggaggaaggagaaaccaTGGCACAGTCAGTCTAGTAAAAAATctcaccaccacaaccacaaccctcagcatcatcatcagcagcccCGCCAGACTCATCagcacaaccacaacaacttcTGGAGCGACCAGGAGCAGAAGCTCCGGCGAAACTTCCAGCCCCAGCTgggctgcagctctgtggacGAGTGCGCCAGCAAGGAGGGGCTCTACGCCGTGGAGCTGTCCGAGTTCGAGGAACTGCTGGAGGGCTACCTGAGCAAGCTCGAGGGATCGTCCCCTGAGAGCAAGGACAAGATCCGAAAGCTGACCGCGGAGTTTTTCGAGGGCGGCATGTTCGTCCACGACCGGGTCCAGTTCAGCGACTTTGCCGAGGACGTGGCGGACGTTCTGGAGGACATGGTGGACATTGTGGAGGGCACGGGGCAGAAGGACAATGActccctggaggaggagatggaggagtttGAACGAGAAGCCCTCTGGAAGTTTGCCGCCACAGCTTGA
- the pbxip1a gene encoding pre-B-cell leukemia transcription factor-interacting protein 1 isoform X1, which produces MFEYHKAESAPCRAKLSLQGAMSDNSNSAGSSASSTNSWTLLSPEEAAIENVGPVDDGTESLGDVPSLSEEVAGAAVEFKPSDIPVETVLSEEGHQVCQETSPESSEGPTPSTPTRMSPLPHNALDPPDLDLESQPPIIHDIDTSSPSDNDHLGAVPFVTNIDLGAPLDIPGAELPPSEFEESCSAPPMTEIPVNTIPVFDTPVDVEQIVLSPAGEIPVFTVEPEVNIPAETVTSPDRPSHVDADISFAQETTEVPSPDPDSLVTEEPTDESHAPETVATVETEEEEEAAVEKEETESWEAGNQYEQEEEEAAAEEEEEEDEPSTGFDLGDASGFDEGLRRRNVPPFEVRKPRTSDEDDEDEEVEFKLAEKEEKPWFSMNKCIVGALILLFLGSLFLSGFLSDLDYGDFDASELNDGEQSQDWLSGDPQDMKELLDKLTQENQHIAQLQAQLQSQREELDSALKAVAESGDERGKADLEKENAKLKEELSSLPELKKELESLRARVMELNQLTVDQKRPPASPGSAAQPGVKDGQIDQKAAGPQGRKETIEGGRLKEELQRQSVLLEESRKRLQGMKKDGGSRKHVRESLEEIQKKLSEQVERWGKKKPQDLNRKGNKGKNNERDHWKKEEKKEWKGEKERKHNKEGGWKDKEEKKEKEWKVQKQNSHKEAWRKHQDEWERKKDERRVDREERRKEKPWHSQSSKKSHHHNHNPQHHHQQPRQTHQHNHNNFWSDQEQKLRRNFQPQLGCSSVDECASKEGLYAVELSEFEELLEGYLSKLEGSSPESKDKIRKLTAEFFEGGMFVHDRVQFSDFAEDVADVLEDMVDIVEGTGQKDNDSLEEEMEEFEREALWKFAATA; this is translated from the exons ATGTTTG AATATCACAAAGCTGAATCTGCGCCGTGCCGTGCCAAACTGAGCCTGCAGGGGGCGATGTCTGACAACAGCAACAGCGCAGGCAGCAGCGCGTCCTCCACCAACAGCTGGACCCTCCTCTCCCCCGAG GAAGCGGCTATTGAGAATGTCGGGCCCGTGGACGACGGCACTGAGAGCCTGGGCGACGTCCCCAGTCTCTCCGAGGAGGTGGCAG GAGCTGCAGTGGAGTTCAAACCAAGTGACATTCCCGTAGAAACTGTCCTGTCCGAGGAAGGCCACCAG GTGTGTCAAGAGACCTCTCCAGAGTCCAGTGAAGGTCCCACCCCTTCCACTCCAACCCGGATGAGTCCTCTTCCACACAACGCCCTGGATCCTCCAGACCTCGATTTGGAGAGTCAGCCTCCCATCATCCATGACATTGACACCAGCTCGCCCAGTGACAACGATCACCTTGGAGCCGTTCCCTTTGTCACCAACATTGATTTGGGGGCTCCGCTTGATATTCCTGGTGCTGAACTCCCCCCATCTGAGTTTGAGGAGTCCTGCTCTGCGCCTCCCATGACAGAGATCCCCGTCAATACAATCCCAGTATTTGACACACCAGTTGATGTAGAGCAGATTGTCCTGAGCCCTGCCGGGGAGATTCCTGTCTTCACTGTTGAACCCGAGGTTAACATCCCAGCAGAGACAGTCACATCCCCTGATCGTCCTTCTCATGTCGACGCTGATATCAGCTTTGCTCAAGAAACTACAGAGGTGCCAAGCCCAGACCCAGATAGCCTGGTGACAGAAGAGCCCACAGATGAAAGTCATGCACCAGAGACTGTTGCTACAgtagagacagaggaggaagaggaagcagcagtggaaaaagaggaaacagagtcATGGGAAGCAGGGAACCAGTAtgagcaagaggaagaggaagctgcagcagaagaagaagaagaagaagatg AGCCGTCGACTGGTTTCGATCTGGGCGACGCCAGCGGCTTCGACGaaggactgaggaggaggaacgttCCCCCTTTTGAGGTGCGGAAACCGAGAACATcggatgaggacgatgaggatgaggaagtggAGTTCAAGCTGgctgagaaagaggaaaagccaTGGTTCTCCATGAACAAATGCATTGTTGGAGCTCTGATTCTGCTCTTTTTAggttccctcttcctctcag GTTTCCTCTCTGACCTGGATTATG GTGACTTTGACGCCTCTGAGCTGAATGATGGAGAACAAAGCCAG GACTGGCTTAGCGGTGATCCACAGGATATGAAAGAGTTATTGGATAAACTGACACAGGAAAACCAACACATTGCTCAGCTACAGGCTCAGCTACAG TCTCAGAGAGAAGAACTTGACTCAGCGCTAAAAGCAGTAGCTGAGAGCGGGGATGAGAGAGGTAAAGCAgatctggaaaaagaaaatgcaaagttGAAGGAGGAGCTGTCATCTCTGCCTGAGCTGAAGAAAGAGCTGGAGAGTCTGAGGGCTCGGGTGATGGAACTCAACCAGCTTACAG TTGATCAAAAAAGGCCTCCGGCCTCTCCTGGCTCAGCCGCTCAGCCTGGTGTCAAAGATGGTCAGATTGACCAGAAAGCAGCTGGACCCCAGGGGAGAAAGGAAACGATAGAGGGAGGCAGGCTGAAGGAGGAACTCCAGAGACAGAGCGTTCTTTTGGAGGAGAGCCGGAAGAGACTGCAGGGGATGAAAAAAGATGGAGGCAGCAGGAAGCACGTCAGGGAGAGtctggaggagatccagaagAAGCTTTCGGAACAAGTTGAGCGGTGGGGGAAGAAGAAGCCACAGGATCTCaataggaaaggaaacaaaggcaaaaacaaCGAGCGGGACCActggaagaaagaagagaagaaggagtggaaaggagagaaagagcggAAGCACAACAAGGAGGGCGGATGGaaggacaaggaggagaagaaggagaaggagtggAAGGTTCAGAAGCAGAACTCTCACAAAGAGGCCTGGAGGAAACACCAGGACgagtgggagaggaagaaggacgAACGCAGagtggacagagaggagaggaggaaggagaaaccaTGGCACAGTCAGTCTAGTAAAAAATctcaccaccacaaccacaaccctcagcatcatcatcagcagcccCGCCAGACTCATCagcacaaccacaacaacttcTGGAGCGACCAGGAGCAGAAGCTCCGGCGAAACTTCCAGCCCCAGCTgggctgcagctctgtggacGAGTGCGCCAGCAAGGAGGGGCTCTACGCCGTGGAGCTGTCCGAGTTCGAGGAACTGCTGGAGGGCTACCTGAGCAAGCTCGAGGGATCGTCCCCTGAGAGCAAGGACAAGATCCGAAAGCTGACCGCGGAGTTTTTCGAGGGCGGCATGTTCGTCCACGACCGGGTCCAGTTCAGCGACTTTGCCGAGGACGTGGCGGACGTTCTGGAGGACATGGTGGACATTGTGGAGGGCACGGGGCAGAAGGACAATGActccctggaggaggagatggaggagtttGAACGAGAAGCCCTCTGGAAGTTTGCCGCCACAGCTTGA
- the pbxip1a gene encoding pre-B-cell leukemia transcription factor-interacting protein 1 isoform X2, producing the protein MFEYHKAESAPCRAKLSLQGAMSDNSNSAGSSASSTNSWTLLSPEEAAIENVGPVDDGTESLGDVPSLSEEVAGAAVEFKPSDIPVETVLSEEGHQVCQETSPESSEGPTPSTPTRMSPLPHNALDPPDLDLESQPPIIHDIDTSSPSDNDHLGAVPFVTNIDLGAPLDIPGAELPPSEFEESCSAPPMTEIPVNTIPVFDTPVDVEQIVLSPAGEIPVFTVEPEVNIPAETVTSPDRPSHVDADISFAQETTEVPSPDPDSLVTEEPTDESHAPETVATVETEEEEEAAVEKEETESWEAGNQYEQEEEEAAAEEEEEEDEPSTGFDLGDASGFDEGLRRRNVPPFEVRKPRTSDEDDEDEEVEFKLAEKEEKPWFSMNKCIVGALILLFLGSLFLSGDFDASELNDGEQSQDWLSGDPQDMKELLDKLTQENQHIAQLQAQLQSQREELDSALKAVAESGDERGKADLEKENAKLKEELSSLPELKKELESLRARVMELNQLTVDQKRPPASPGSAAQPGVKDGQIDQKAAGPQGRKETIEGGRLKEELQRQSVLLEESRKRLQGMKKDGGSRKHVRESLEEIQKKLSEQVERWGKKKPQDLNRKGNKGKNNERDHWKKEEKKEWKGEKERKHNKEGGWKDKEEKKEKEWKVQKQNSHKEAWRKHQDEWERKKDERRVDREERRKEKPWHSQSSKKSHHHNHNPQHHHQQPRQTHQHNHNNFWSDQEQKLRRNFQPQLGCSSVDECASKEGLYAVELSEFEELLEGYLSKLEGSSPESKDKIRKLTAEFFEGGMFVHDRVQFSDFAEDVADVLEDMVDIVEGTGQKDNDSLEEEMEEFEREALWKFAATA; encoded by the exons ATGTTTG AATATCACAAAGCTGAATCTGCGCCGTGCCGTGCCAAACTGAGCCTGCAGGGGGCGATGTCTGACAACAGCAACAGCGCAGGCAGCAGCGCGTCCTCCACCAACAGCTGGACCCTCCTCTCCCCCGAG GAAGCGGCTATTGAGAATGTCGGGCCCGTGGACGACGGCACTGAGAGCCTGGGCGACGTCCCCAGTCTCTCCGAGGAGGTGGCAG GAGCTGCAGTGGAGTTCAAACCAAGTGACATTCCCGTAGAAACTGTCCTGTCCGAGGAAGGCCACCAG GTGTGTCAAGAGACCTCTCCAGAGTCCAGTGAAGGTCCCACCCCTTCCACTCCAACCCGGATGAGTCCTCTTCCACACAACGCCCTGGATCCTCCAGACCTCGATTTGGAGAGTCAGCCTCCCATCATCCATGACATTGACACCAGCTCGCCCAGTGACAACGATCACCTTGGAGCCGTTCCCTTTGTCACCAACATTGATTTGGGGGCTCCGCTTGATATTCCTGGTGCTGAACTCCCCCCATCTGAGTTTGAGGAGTCCTGCTCTGCGCCTCCCATGACAGAGATCCCCGTCAATACAATCCCAGTATTTGACACACCAGTTGATGTAGAGCAGATTGTCCTGAGCCCTGCCGGGGAGATTCCTGTCTTCACTGTTGAACCCGAGGTTAACATCCCAGCAGAGACAGTCACATCCCCTGATCGTCCTTCTCATGTCGACGCTGATATCAGCTTTGCTCAAGAAACTACAGAGGTGCCAAGCCCAGACCCAGATAGCCTGGTGACAGAAGAGCCCACAGATGAAAGTCATGCACCAGAGACTGTTGCTACAgtagagacagaggaggaagaggaagcagcagtggaaaaagaggaaacagagtcATGGGAAGCAGGGAACCAGTAtgagcaagaggaagaggaagctgcagcagaagaagaagaagaagaagatg AGCCGTCGACTGGTTTCGATCTGGGCGACGCCAGCGGCTTCGACGaaggactgaggaggaggaacgttCCCCCTTTTGAGGTGCGGAAACCGAGAACATcggatgaggacgatgaggatgaggaagtggAGTTCAAGCTGgctgagaaagaggaaaagccaTGGTTCTCCATGAACAAATGCATTGTTGGAGCTCTGATTCTGCTCTTTTTAggttccctcttcctctcag GTGACTTTGACGCCTCTGAGCTGAATGATGGAGAACAAAGCCAG GACTGGCTTAGCGGTGATCCACAGGATATGAAAGAGTTATTGGATAAACTGACACAGGAAAACCAACACATTGCTCAGCTACAGGCTCAGCTACAG TCTCAGAGAGAAGAACTTGACTCAGCGCTAAAAGCAGTAGCTGAGAGCGGGGATGAGAGAGGTAAAGCAgatctggaaaaagaaaatgcaaagttGAAGGAGGAGCTGTCATCTCTGCCTGAGCTGAAGAAAGAGCTGGAGAGTCTGAGGGCTCGGGTGATGGAACTCAACCAGCTTACAG TTGATCAAAAAAGGCCTCCGGCCTCTCCTGGCTCAGCCGCTCAGCCTGGTGTCAAAGATGGTCAGATTGACCAGAAAGCAGCTGGACCCCAGGGGAGAAAGGAAACGATAGAGGGAGGCAGGCTGAAGGAGGAACTCCAGAGACAGAGCGTTCTTTTGGAGGAGAGCCGGAAGAGACTGCAGGGGATGAAAAAAGATGGAGGCAGCAGGAAGCACGTCAGGGAGAGtctggaggagatccagaagAAGCTTTCGGAACAAGTTGAGCGGTGGGGGAAGAAGAAGCCACAGGATCTCaataggaaaggaaacaaaggcaaaaacaaCGAGCGGGACCActggaagaaagaagagaagaaggagtggaaaggagagaaagagcggAAGCACAACAAGGAGGGCGGATGGaaggacaaggaggagaagaaggagaaggagtggAAGGTTCAGAAGCAGAACTCTCACAAAGAGGCCTGGAGGAAACACCAGGACgagtgggagaggaagaaggacgAACGCAGagtggacagagaggagaggaggaaggagaaaccaTGGCACAGTCAGTCTAGTAAAAAATctcaccaccacaaccacaaccctcagcatcatcatcagcagcccCGCCAGACTCATCagcacaaccacaacaacttcTGGAGCGACCAGGAGCAGAAGCTCCGGCGAAACTTCCAGCCCCAGCTgggctgcagctctgtggacGAGTGCGCCAGCAAGGAGGGGCTCTACGCCGTGGAGCTGTCCGAGTTCGAGGAACTGCTGGAGGGCTACCTGAGCAAGCTCGAGGGATCGTCCCCTGAGAGCAAGGACAAGATCCGAAAGCTGACCGCGGAGTTTTTCGAGGGCGGCATGTTCGTCCACGACCGGGTCCAGTTCAGCGACTTTGCCGAGGACGTGGCGGACGTTCTGGAGGACATGGTGGACATTGTGGAGGGCACGGGGCAGAAGGACAATGActccctggaggaggagatggaggagtttGAACGAGAAGCCCTCTGGAAGTTTGCCGCCACAGCTTGA